The proteins below come from a single Salinilacihabitans rarus genomic window:
- a CDS encoding DUF354 domain-containing protein — translation MRVVVTIQHPAHVHFYRNVIDILEDRGHEVFVFARENDLAVPLLERYDLPHEVLAGTQDSLAELAKVQLSYEYRLLRRAREIDPDVMTAIGGVAVSHVAPLVGARSVVFIDNEGVASHRITTPFAHVVCTPRRFEEEYGSNHVRYDGYHELAYLHPDRFSPSPDRLRERGVDPDERYFLLRFKKWDALHDVGERGLSPRGKRRLVSLLADEGEVYITSSDDLPPDLERHRLPVPPDLVHDLLYHADLYAGDSATMATEAACLGTPAVRIQSFAARERDMSNFVELERRYDLLRSTPDEETALAYVRDLLDPEAPDRWRERRARLFEEKIDVAAFVAELLRAQAGESTLARRSEVPAPT, via the coding sequence ATGCGGGTCGTCGTGACCATCCAGCACCCCGCGCACGTCCACTTCTACCGGAACGTGATCGACATCCTCGAGGACCGGGGCCACGAGGTGTTCGTCTTCGCCCGCGAGAACGACCTCGCGGTGCCGCTGCTCGAACGCTACGACCTCCCCCACGAGGTGCTCGCGGGGACACAGGACTCGCTGGCCGAACTGGCGAAGGTCCAGTTGAGCTACGAGTACCGCCTGCTCAGGCGGGCGCGGGAGATCGATCCCGACGTGATGACGGCCATCGGCGGCGTCGCCGTCTCGCACGTCGCCCCCCTCGTCGGCGCGCGCAGCGTCGTCTTCATCGACAACGAGGGCGTCGCCTCCCACCGGATCACGACGCCGTTCGCCCACGTCGTCTGTACGCCGCGGCGGTTCGAGGAGGAGTACGGCTCGAACCACGTCCGCTACGACGGCTACCACGAACTCGCCTACCTCCACCCCGACCGGTTTTCCCCCTCGCCGGATCGACTGCGCGAGCGCGGCGTCGACCCCGACGAGCGGTACTTCCTGTTGCGCTTCAAGAAGTGGGACGCGCTCCACGACGTGGGCGAGCGCGGCCTCTCCCCGCGCGGAAAGCGACGGCTGGTCTCGCTGCTCGCAGACGAAGGCGAGGTCTACATCACGAGCAGCGACGACCTGCCGCCGGACCTCGAACGCCACCGCCTGCCGGTGCCCCCGGACCTCGTCCACGACCTGCTGTACCACGCGGACCTGTACGCGGGCGACTCGGCGACGATGGCGACCGAGGCGGCCTGTCTCGGGACGCCCGCGGTCCGCATCCAGTCGTTCGCCGCGAGAGAGCGGGACATGAGCAACTTCGTCGAACTGGAGCGGCGGTACGACCTCCTCCGGTCGACCCCCGACGAGGAGACGGCGCTCGCGTACGTCCGCGACCTGCTGGACCCCGAGGCCCCCGACCGCTGGCGCGAGCGGCGGGCACGGCTCTTCGAGGAGAAGATCGACGTCGCCGCGTTCGTCGCCGAACTGCTCCGTGCACAGGCCGGCGAGTCGACGCTCGCCCGGCGGTCGGAGGTGCCCGCGCCGACGTGA
- a CDS encoding tyrosine-type recombinase/integrase produces MSDVAVEDAVSAYLRRKAVGDPDERGAGTYASNAESILRRWTAWLESEHGTTSLFDLDVEHLRSYAATLADRVDRGEYAASTAHTYFAVVRAFLSWCVRGGILESNPAATEAAERALPAAERSEGQFWTREQRCTLEEYVRQRALDAEDDDRRERLGRLRDYAMVAVLAHAGVRAGELFRVPADDRRSGATWDDVDFYTGTIRVLGTSQRFEEVLLPAAARTPLRRYRVVLDPPSNEWPLFPTRHAPSIAGRVRSVLAERGHDDDEIEALLDGTTASQLARERSIPPPAITTEGARSILKRLCADADVDVDGGYLKPGGARRALGERSRRRAATSPGTALRESYLERSIVVAEDVPGAGTD; encoded by the coding sequence GTGAGCGACGTCGCGGTCGAGGACGCGGTGTCCGCCTACCTCCGCCGGAAAGCCGTCGGCGACCCGGACGAGCGGGGCGCCGGGACCTACGCCTCGAACGCCGAGTCGATCCTCCGGCGGTGGACCGCGTGGCTCGAATCCGAACACGGGACCACCTCGCTGTTCGACCTCGACGTCGAACACCTCCGGTCGTACGCCGCGACCCTCGCCGACCGGGTCGACCGCGGCGAGTACGCGGCGTCGACGGCCCACACCTACTTCGCGGTCGTGCGCGCGTTCCTCTCGTGGTGCGTCCGCGGGGGCATCCTCGAATCGAACCCGGCGGCGACGGAGGCCGCCGAGCGGGCGCTGCCGGCCGCCGAGCGCTCGGAGGGGCAGTTCTGGACCCGCGAACAACGGTGCACCCTCGAGGAGTACGTCCGCCAGCGGGCCCTCGACGCCGAGGACGACGACCGCCGCGAGCGCCTCGGCCGCCTGCGGGACTACGCGATGGTCGCGGTGCTGGCCCACGCCGGCGTCCGCGCCGGCGAACTGTTCCGCGTGCCCGCCGACGACCGCCGCAGCGGCGCCACCTGGGACGACGTCGACTTCTACACGGGGACGATCCGCGTGCTCGGCACCTCCCAGCGCTTCGAGGAGGTGTTGCTGCCGGCGGCGGCGCGGACGCCGCTGCGCCGGTACCGCGTCGTCCTCGACCCGCCGTCGAACGAGTGGCCGCTGTTCCCCACCCGGCACGCCCCCTCCATCGCCGGCCGGGTCCGGTCGGTCCTCGCCGAGCGCGGCCACGACGACGACGAGATCGAAGCGTTGCTCGACGGGACCACCGCGAGTCAACTCGCGCGCGAGCGCTCGATCCCCCCGCCGGCGATCACGACCGAGGGGGCCCGGTCGATCCTCAAGCGCCTCTGTGCGGACGCCGACGTCGACGTCGACGGCGGCTACCTCAAGCCCGGCGGCGCCCGGCGGGCGCTCGGCGAGCGCTCGCGACGGCGCGCCGCGACCTCGCCGGGGACGGCGCTCAGGGAGTCGTACCTCGAACGGTCGATCGTCGTCGCCGAGGACGTCCCGGGCGCCGGGACCGACTAG